A single window of Liolophura sinensis isolate JHLJ2023 chromosome 6, CUHK_Ljap_v2, whole genome shotgun sequence DNA harbors:
- the LOC135468955 gene encoding cyclic GMP-AMP synthase-like receptor 3 isoform X1 yields MAVNRQELQRILSELSVKIRVDEEDLKKSRRTMEGVTQTLLKGLQMQHGIVRNFQYTGSSYEGTKIIQADEFDVMVLLNGNMEGGLQIETRTPGYATLQPKKPSAAIYSDFLDCDHRFLSPEKVRQRFTGMVQTQLNKLNFPVPVKLLAHGPAVMLRIQDKHHIVEVDLVPTFVVDDQFYVAKPYKSYADNPERSIGGVSTSLFWRQFTSLDEKSMLSTIDRDQGCRRKCLKILKYMRTRDATLSCLTSFHFKNLVLHHAADGDWRDANMAERFLDLLQSLCTCLDGGNLKHYFISPVNLLDGFGANVIANPKGRVRRLTSSDQAIRQLLQ; encoded by the coding sequence ACAAGAGCTTCAGCGCATTCTCTCCGAATTGTCGGTGAAGATTCGAGTAGACGAGGAGGACTTGAAGAAATCAAGAAGAACAATGGAGGGTGTCACCCAGACACTGCTTAAAGGCTTACAAATGCAACATGGCATCGTCCGTAATTTTCAATACACCGGAAGCTCATATGAAGGCACCAAGATTATACAAGCTGACGAGTTTGACGTGATGGTTCTACTGAATGGAAATATGGAAGGAGGTCTGCAGATTGAAACTAGGACGCCAGGTTACGCAACCTTGCAACCGAAGAAACCATCGGCGGctatatattcagattttttgGATTGCGACCATAGGTTTTTGAGTCCGGAAAAAGTGAGGCAGCGGTTCACAGGAATGGTGCAGACACAGCTGAATAAGCTGAACTTCCCTGTACCAGTGAAACTGTTGGCTCACGGACCGGCTGTCATGCTCAGGATACAAGACAAACACCATATCGTCGAGGTGGATTTAGTCCCAACGTTTGTTGTAGACGACCAGTTCTATGTGGCCAAACCATACAAGAGTTACGCTGACAACCCAGAACGCAGTATTGGCGGGGTCTCTACCTCCCTATTCTGGCGTCAATTCACATCCCTTGACGAGAAGAGCATGTTATCAACAATTGATCGCGACCAGGGCTGCCGACGTAAATGTTTGAAGATCCTGAAGTACATGCGAACTAGGGATGCCACGCTGAGTTGCCTGACCTCATTTCATTTCAAGAACCTTGTGCTGCATCATGCCGCCGACGGGGACTGGAGGGACGCCAATATGGCGGAAAGGTTCCTGGATTTGTTGCAGAGCTTGTGTACTTGTCTAGATGGCGGTAACCTGAAGCATTACTTCATATCCCCAGTCAACTTGCTAGACGGGTTCGGTGCGAACGTCATCGCCAACCCCAAAGGACGCGTAAGACGGCTGACGAGCAGTGACCAGGCAATTCGACAACTTCTACAGTAG
- the LOC135466890 gene encoding cyclic GMP-AMP synthase-like receptor 3, translating into MVQTQLNKLNFPVPVKLLAHGPAVMLRIQDKHHIVEVDLVPTFVVDDQFYVAKPYKSYADNPERSIGGVSTSLFWRQSTSLDEKSMLSTIDRDQGCRRKCLKILKYMRTRDATLSCLTSFHFKNLVLHHAADGDWRDANMAERFLDLLQSLCTCLDGGNLKHYFIPPVNLLDGFGANVIANLKGRVRRLTSSDQAIRQLLQ; encoded by the coding sequence ATGGTGCAGACACAGCTGAATAAGTTGAACTTCCCTGTACCAGTGAAACTGTTGGCTCACGGACCGGCTGTCATGCTCAGGATACAAGACAAACACCATATCGTCGAGGTGGATTTAGTCCCAACGTTTGTTGTAGATGACCAGTTCTATGTGGCCAAACCATACAAGAGTTACGCTGACAACCCAGAACGCAGTATTGGCGGGGTCTCTACCTCCCTATTCTGGCGTCAATCCACATCCCTTGACGAGAAGAGCATGTTATCAACAATTGATCGCGACCAGGGCTGCCGACGTAAATGTTTGAAGATCCTGAAGTACATGCGCACTAGGGATGCCACGCTGAGTTGCCTGACCTCATTTCATTTCAAGAACCTTGTGCTGCATCATGCCGCCGACGGGGACTGGAGGGACGCCAATATGGCGGAAAGGTTCCTGGATTTGTTGCAGAGCTTGTGTACTTGTCTAGATGGCGGTAACCTGAAGCATTACTTCATACCCCCAGTCAACTTGCTAGACGGGTTCGGTGCGAACGTCATCGCCAACCTCAAAGGACGCGTAAGACGGCTGACGAGCAGTGACCAGGCAATTCGACAACTTCTACAGTAG